One Peterkaempfera bronchialis DNA window includes the following coding sequences:
- a CDS encoding acyl carrier protein — protein MIGTDEIRRLLTRHQIVPADYEELDDDTPITLDSLALVWLQHVLDEEHGISIDPYGADLDFFTSARGIGTYLANHATDAKDGIHAH, from the coding sequence GTGATCGGCACGGACGAGATCCGCCGACTCCTCACCCGGCACCAGATCGTCCCCGCCGACTACGAGGAGCTCGACGACGACACCCCGATCACCCTTGACTCGCTCGCCCTGGTGTGGCTCCAGCACGTCCTGGACGAGGAGCACGGGATCAGCATCGACCCGTACGGTGCGGACCTCGACTTCTTCACCTCGGCGCGCGGCATCGGCACGTACCTCGCGAACCACGCCACCGATGCGAAGGACGGAATCCATGCCCACTGA
- a CDS encoding methylmalonyl-CoA mutase family protein → MPEWFTGPQPAAAPARHGHGSTDPAVEARQAERIAKLRAWRCQERVAEALLRMRRAAAGSDNVVYPMKDALSAGATVGEVCDVLRDTWGTHPPAAADHAGGADPAGATAWRPPDPRSRRGQPFR, encoded by the coding sequence ATCCCCGAGTGGTTCACCGGGCCGCAGCCGGCCGCGGCGCCGGCCAGGCACGGACACGGGTCCACCGACCCGGCCGTCGAGGCCCGCCAGGCCGAGCGGATCGCCAAACTCCGCGCCTGGCGGTGCCAGGAGCGGGTTGCGGAGGCCCTGCTGCGGATGCGGCGCGCGGCAGCGGGCAGCGACAACGTGGTCTATCCGATGAAGGACGCGCTGTCCGCCGGGGCCACCGTCGGGGAGGTCTGCGACGTGCTGCGCGACACCTGGGGTACGCACCCCCCGGCTGCGGCGGACCACGCGGGCGGCGCCGATCCGGCGGGCGCCACGGCGTGGCGCCCGCCGGATCCTCGATCTCGTCGCGGTCAGCCGTTCCGCTGA
- a CDS encoding alpha-ketoacid dehydrogenase subunit beta, translating to MTTATIVQALNSALRASLEEDPKTLVMGEDVGRLGGVFRVTEGLHKDFGETRVFDTPLAESGIVGTAIGLALRGYRPVLEIQFDGFVYPAFDQIVSQLAKMHARALGHIRLPVTIRIPYAGGIGAVEHHSESHEALFAHTAGLRVVTPSNAGDAYWMLRQAIADDDPVIFLEPKRRYWDKGELTTAGPAPRPLHQAAVVRPGRDLTLLAYGPMVKVCLDAAAAAQAEGRSLEVVDLRSLSPVDFTTLQQSVERTHRAVVVHEAPVFLGMGAELAARLHERCFYSLEAPVLRVGGFHAPYPPSRVEDAFLPDLDRVLDAVDRALTY from the coding sequence ATGACCACGGCCACGATCGTGCAGGCGCTCAACTCCGCCCTTCGGGCGTCCCTGGAGGAGGACCCGAAGACCCTGGTCATGGGTGAGGACGTCGGCCGGCTCGGCGGCGTCTTCCGGGTGACCGAGGGGCTGCACAAGGACTTCGGCGAAACCCGGGTCTTCGACACCCCGCTCGCCGAGTCGGGCATCGTCGGCACCGCGATCGGCCTGGCCCTGCGCGGCTACCGGCCGGTACTTGAGATCCAGTTCGACGGGTTCGTCTATCCGGCCTTCGACCAGATCGTCAGCCAGCTCGCGAAGATGCACGCCCGGGCCCTGGGCCACATCAGACTGCCCGTCACCATCCGCATTCCGTACGCGGGCGGCATCGGCGCGGTCGAGCACCACAGCGAATCCCATGAGGCCCTGTTCGCGCACACGGCCGGGCTGCGGGTGGTCACCCCGTCGAACGCCGGCGACGCGTACTGGATGCTGCGCCAGGCCATCGCGGACGACGACCCGGTGATCTTCCTGGAACCCAAGCGCCGGTACTGGGACAAGGGGGAGCTGACCACCGCCGGGCCGGCGCCGCGTCCCCTGCACCAGGCCGCCGTGGTGCGCCCGGGCCGGGACCTGACCCTGCTCGCCTACGGGCCGATGGTCAAGGTCTGCCTGGACGCGGCCGCCGCCGCCCAGGCCGAGGGCCGCAGCCTGGAGGTCGTCGACCTGCGCTCGCTGTCACCCGTGGACTTCACCACCCTCCAGCAGTCGGTCGAGCGGACCCACCGGGCGGTCGTCGTCCACGAGGCGCCGGTCTTCCTCGGCATGGGCGCGGAACTGGCCGCCCGGCTGCATGAGCGCTGCTTCTACAGCCTGGAAGCCCCGGTCCTGCGCGTCGGCGGATTCCATGCGCCCTATCCGCCCTCCCGAGTGGAGGACGCCTTCCTTCCGGACCTGGACCGGGTGCTCGACGCCGTCGACCGCGCCCTGACGTATTGA
- the pdhA gene encoding pyruvate dehydrogenase (acetyl-transferring) E1 component subunit alpha — protein MPDDDDIPMVQLLSPDGERVDHPDFRLEVSAEEVRSLYRDLVLVRRFDGEAAALQRQGELGLWTSSLGQEAAQVGSGRALLPGDHAFPTFREHGVAWCRGVDPVDLMGMFRGVNHGGWDPDEKNFHLYTIVIGAQTLHATGYAMGIGKDGADGAVIAYFGDGASSQGDVSESFTFASVFDAPVVFFCQNNQWAISEPTARQSRVPLHQRAAGFGFPGVRVDGNDVLACLAVTRWALDRARQGSGPVLIEAFTYRMGAHSTSDDPGRYRPPGEIEAWQRRDPVERVRAYLLREGWADQAFLDAVREESDRLARHVRTSVREMPDPDPGLIFRHVYAGPHPLVDEERAAYETYAAGFAEGNGAAA, from the coding sequence GTGCCTGATGACGACGACATTCCCATGGTCCAGTTGCTCAGCCCCGACGGCGAGCGCGTCGACCACCCCGACTTCCGCCTGGAGGTCTCGGCCGAGGAGGTCCGCTCCCTCTACCGGGACCTGGTGCTCGTCCGCCGCTTCGACGGGGAGGCCGCCGCCCTCCAACGCCAGGGCGAACTGGGCCTGTGGACCTCGTCGTTGGGCCAGGAGGCGGCACAGGTCGGCTCCGGGCGGGCGCTGCTCCCCGGCGACCACGCCTTCCCGACCTTCCGGGAGCATGGAGTCGCCTGGTGCCGCGGGGTCGACCCGGTCGACCTGATGGGCATGTTCCGCGGGGTCAACCACGGCGGCTGGGACCCCGACGAGAAGAACTTCCACCTCTACACGATCGTCATCGGCGCGCAGACCCTGCACGCGACCGGGTACGCCATGGGCATCGGCAAGGACGGTGCGGACGGCGCCGTCATCGCCTACTTCGGTGATGGGGCCAGCAGCCAGGGCGATGTCAGCGAGTCGTTCACCTTCGCCTCCGTCTTCGACGCCCCCGTGGTCTTCTTCTGCCAGAACAACCAGTGGGCGATCTCGGAGCCCACGGCGCGGCAGAGCCGCGTCCCGCTCCATCAGCGGGCAGCCGGTTTCGGCTTCCCCGGGGTACGGGTCGACGGCAACGATGTGCTGGCCTGCCTCGCGGTGACCCGGTGGGCTCTCGACCGGGCCCGCCAGGGCTCGGGACCGGTGCTCATCGAGGCGTTCACCTACCGGATGGGCGCGCACAGCACCTCCGACGACCCTGGCCGCTACCGCCCGCCCGGTGAGATCGAGGCATGGCAGCGCCGCGACCCGGTCGAGCGGGTCCGTGCGTACCTGCTCCGCGAGGGCTGGGCGGACCAGGCATTCCTGGACGCCGTCAGGGAGGAGAGCGACCGGCTCGCCCGCCATGTCCGCACCAGCGTCCGCGAGATGCCCGATCCGGACCCCGGGCTGATCTTCCGTCATGTCTACGCCGGGCCGCACCCGCTGGTCGACGAGGAACGGGCCGCCTACGAGACCTACGCTGCCGGTTTCGCCGAGGGGAACGGAGCAGCAGCATGA
- a CDS encoding beta-ketoacyl-[acyl-carrier-protein] synthase family protein has protein sequence MTVTLTPRVVAAARVSPHMEDAELPGVPGFVASAFNPLVRETVRRCLGEPGTAGAPNPLVGPYPDSTAIVLATVAGDATTSDLASRKLISGRVHNPLLFFQSVTTSILGHLTIEYGLTGPVSCIAADSGVGEEALAATELLLTDDAIDQVLVIAAELAVNPRTRAAFGHLADRGGTARPPEGDLAVALLLRRPGDDRPAAARPGYQDLDGAGHLRHLAALADSGPHR, from the coding sequence GTGACCGTCACCCTCACTCCACGGGTCGTCGCGGCGGCCCGGGTCTCCCCGCACATGGAGGACGCCGAGCTCCCGGGCGTACCCGGGTTCGTGGCCTCGGCCTTCAACCCGCTGGTACGGGAGACCGTACGGCGCTGCCTCGGTGAGCCGGGCACCGCCGGGGCGCCCAACCCGCTCGTCGGCCCGTACCCCGACTCCACCGCGATCGTGCTGGCCACCGTGGCGGGGGACGCGACCACCTCCGACCTGGCCAGCCGCAAGCTGATCAGCGGCCGGGTGCACAACCCGCTGCTCTTCTTCCAGTCGGTGACCACGTCGATCCTGGGCCACCTGACCATTGAGTACGGGCTCACCGGGCCGGTCTCCTGCATCGCCGCGGACAGCGGGGTCGGCGAGGAGGCACTGGCCGCCACGGAACTGCTGCTGACGGACGACGCCATCGACCAGGTGCTGGTGATCGCGGCGGAGCTGGCGGTCAACCCGCGTACCCGGGCCGCCTTCGGGCACCTGGCCGACCGGGGCGGTACCGCCCGGCCGCCCGAGGGAGACCTCGCCGTGGCCCTGCTGCTGCGCCGGCCCGGCGACGACCGGCCCGCCGCCGCCCGCCCCGGATACCAGGACCTCGACGGCGCCGGCCATCTGCGCCACCTGGCCGCGCTCGCGGACAGCGGACCGCACCGGTGA
- a CDS encoding acyl carrier protein — protein MDTDIRSFVIGIISEIDPEITEDVADDQPLGPGGLELESLALVELLVQVEHEYNVKIADEDPAAQPTATLGEFVAAVAQRRDGESAEALA, from the coding sequence GTGGACACCGACATCCGCTCGTTTGTGATCGGCATCATCAGCGAGATCGACCCGGAGATCACCGAGGACGTCGCCGACGACCAGCCGCTCGGCCCCGGCGGCCTTGAGCTCGAGTCGCTGGCCCTGGTCGAGCTCCTTGTCCAGGTCGAGCACGAGTACAACGTCAAGATCGCCGACGAGGACCCGGCCGCCCAGCCGACCGCCACCCTCGGCGAGTTCGTGGCGGCCGTCGCCCAGCGCCGGGACGGCGAGTCCGCCGAGGCGCTCGCGTGA
- the fabV gene encoding enoyl-ACP reductase FabV has protein sequence MIVTPMLRGALCANAHPDGCAERVRRDIAYVRGLPKSTGADRPRSVLVIGGSAGLGLATRTAAAFGAGAATVNVCQESPGTATRTGTAGWYNTAALESELLRAGLYGRTVVGDAYSDSVKELTARTIRDDLGRVDLVVYSLAAPRRTDPVTGRVRRSALKTLGTPFSAKTYDSVSREVGWGTVEAATEQEIEDTVSVMGGDDWRRWIDALGTAGVLAPDVTTLAFSYIGNAGLAPTYRGGTLGLAKEHLEATGRELDQVLRGTGGRAVTAVMRAMVTQASSVIPAQTLYTVVLSRVMLDMGLQEGPIEQAHRLLTQHLYPGPREHSALPTTDDRGRLRLDDLELRPDVQAEVDRRLALADTANVGELGAPREYRAESLALNGFGLPGVDYTADTDPVRALADHIRVVNGMPHPAVRS, from the coding sequence ATGATCGTCACGCCCATGCTGCGCGGCGCGCTGTGCGCCAACGCCCACCCCGACGGCTGCGCGGAGCGGGTCCGCCGCGACATCGCCTATGTACGGGGCCTGCCGAAGTCGACCGGCGCGGACCGGCCCCGGTCCGTGCTCGTCATCGGCGGCTCGGCGGGCCTCGGCCTCGCCACCCGGACCGCCGCCGCCTTCGGCGCCGGTGCCGCGACCGTCAACGTCTGCCAGGAGTCCCCCGGCACAGCGACCAGAACCGGCACGGCCGGCTGGTACAACACCGCAGCGCTGGAAAGCGAGTTGCTGCGGGCCGGCCTGTACGGGCGCACCGTGGTCGGCGACGCGTACAGCGACTCCGTCAAGGAGCTGACGGCCCGGACCATACGCGACGACCTCGGCCGGGTGGACCTGGTCGTCTACAGCCTGGCCGCACCCCGACGCACGGACCCGGTCACCGGTCGGGTGCGCCGCTCGGCCCTGAAGACCCTCGGCACCCCCTTCAGCGCCAAGACATACGACAGCGTGAGCCGTGAGGTCGGCTGGGGCACCGTCGAGGCCGCCACCGAGCAGGAGATCGAGGACACCGTCTCGGTCATGGGCGGCGATGACTGGCGGCGCTGGATCGATGCGCTGGGCACGGCCGGAGTGCTCGCCCCGGACGTCACCACCCTCGCCTTCAGCTACATCGGAAACGCCGGGCTCGCCCCCACCTACCGCGGCGGCACGCTGGGTCTGGCCAAGGAGCATCTGGAGGCCACCGGGCGCGAGCTCGACCAGGTGCTGCGCGGAACCGGCGGCCGTGCCGTCACCGCCGTGATGCGTGCGATGGTCACCCAGGCCAGCTCCGTCATTCCCGCGCAGACCCTGTACACCGTCGTGCTCAGCCGCGTGATGCTCGACATGGGGCTGCAGGAGGGTCCGATCGAGCAGGCGCACCGGTTGCTCACCCAGCACCTCTACCCCGGCCCGCGCGAGCACTCGGCCCTCCCCACCACGGACGACCGCGGCCGGCTGCGGCTGGACGACCTTGAGCTGCGGCCCGATGTGCAGGCCGAGGTCGACCGCAGGCTTGCGCTCGCCGACACCGCCAACGTCGGCGAGCTGGGCGCCCCCCGCGAGTACCGCGCCGAGTCCCTGGCGCTCAACGGCTTCGGCCTGCCGGGGGTCGACTACACCGCCGACACCGATCCGGTACGGGCGCTCGCCGACCACATACGGGTGGTCAACGGCATGCCTCACCCGGCCGTCCGGAGCTGA
- a CDS encoding hotdog fold thioesterase, whose translation MNRSLAELMADMPPTLVAEQLIHKLGIEIKEWSLERVTATMPVAGNRQPFGLLHGGASAALAETLGSLAAGAYVAPDGMLVGLELSVTHHRAAREGLVTGVCQPLHQGSQVGTYQISIRDDRDQLVCTARLTCLLRKRPGR comes from the coding sequence ATGAACCGGTCACTGGCCGAACTGATGGCCGACATGCCCCCCACGCTGGTGGCGGAGCAGCTGATCCACAAGCTGGGCATCGAGATCAAGGAGTGGTCCCTGGAGCGGGTGACCGCCACCATGCCCGTGGCGGGGAACCGCCAGCCGTTCGGCCTGCTGCACGGCGGTGCCAGTGCCGCACTCGCCGAGACCCTCGGCTCCCTGGCCGCCGGTGCCTATGTGGCGCCCGACGGAATGCTGGTCGGGCTGGAACTGAGCGTCACCCACCACCGGGCAGCCCGGGAGGGTCTGGTCACCGGGGTCTGCCAACCGCTGCACCAGGGCTCCCAGGTCGGCACGTACCAGATCTCGATCCGGGACGATCGGGACCAGCTGGTCTGCACCGCACGCCTGACCTGCCTGCTGCGCAAGCGTCCGGGGCGCTGA
- a CDS encoding HAD-IB family hydrolase, translating into MSGQAAAFFDVDETLLNTKTMAAFWRYWRLHHPAYGPQTTPAGLTVAQLLTLPREQANRGYYQLFRGVKAADLAEAGRCWYEEYRHSDSAVIVTTLAELRNHQARGDTVVLVSGSMRACLEPVVAELGVDLLLCTEQEQTPCGVFTGELLRPMTGPAKARAVTEAMSALEADPRECSAYGDHASDLAMLQAVGRPVQVGCDPVLRAAARAGRWRVLPALAGQRNG; encoded by the coding sequence ATGAGCGGGCAGGCGGCGGCGTTCTTCGATGTCGACGAGACCCTCCTCAACACCAAGACCATGGCTGCCTTCTGGCGGTACTGGCGGCTTCACCACCCCGCGTACGGACCGCAGACCACCCCTGCGGGACTCACCGTGGCGCAGTTGCTCACCCTGCCTCGCGAGCAGGCCAACCGCGGCTACTACCAGCTCTTCCGGGGTGTGAAGGCCGCCGACCTCGCCGAGGCAGGCCGCTGCTGGTACGAGGAGTACCGGCACAGCGACTCTGCGGTGATCGTCACCACGCTGGCGGAGCTGCGCAACCACCAGGCACGCGGTGACACGGTGGTCCTCGTCTCGGGTTCGATGCGGGCCTGCCTCGAACCGGTCGTGGCGGAGCTCGGCGTGGACCTGCTGCTCTGCACCGAGCAGGAGCAGACCCCATGCGGAGTGTTCACCGGTGAGCTGCTGCGGCCGATGACCGGTCCGGCCAAGGCCCGCGCGGTCACCGAAGCGATGTCCGCCCTGGAGGCCGACCCCCGCGAGTGCTCCGCCTATGGGGACCACGCAAGCGATCTGGCCATGCTCCAAGCGGTCGGCCGACCCGTGCAGGTGGGCTGTGATCCCGTGCTGCGGGCGGCCGCCCGCGCCGGGCGCTGGCGGGTGCTGCCGGCGCTGGCGGGTCAGCGGAACGGCTGA
- a CDS encoding beta-ketoacyl-[acyl-carrier-protein] synthase family protein, whose product MPTDIRVTGYDTFTAFGAGTEALRRAVFSGRSAFAPIERFDTAPFRNAHGATYGGPQNAPRQLETVLDCVRGALHAAKLDPAAVRADRATVLIGTQGDFTGIHRFWQDEAAGRPPDPADAHRSFAGGIPAAVAAELGFTGPRLAFINACVASASAVIHACRLIDAGRVDVAVVGGVYLVDEEQFAKFDSGRTFARDGRLRSFAQGRSGMLLGDGAAALVLESEEHALRRGARSLARIPGFGMAADAHHVVQPHPQGLGMARAITRALGRAAVMPGDIQYVNAHGTGTRLNDPAETAALRAAFGGHAERLLVSSTKSMTGHMLEATGAVELAISLMALEEQTVPPTAGYDEPDPACDLDYVPNEPRRAVLQRVLSLNAGFGGLNTAIILEQP is encoded by the coding sequence ATGCCCACTGACATCCGGGTCACCGGATACGACACGTTCACCGCGTTCGGGGCGGGCACCGAGGCCCTGCGCCGGGCCGTGTTCAGCGGCCGGTCGGCGTTCGCCCCCATCGAGCGGTTCGACACCGCCCCTTTCCGCAACGCCCACGGCGCCACATACGGCGGCCCGCAGAACGCGCCACGGCAGCTGGAGACGGTCCTGGACTGCGTACGGGGAGCACTCCACGCGGCCAAGCTGGACCCGGCGGCCGTGCGGGCGGACCGGGCGACCGTCCTCATCGGCACCCAGGGCGACTTCACCGGCATCCACCGTTTCTGGCAGGACGAGGCGGCCGGCCGCCCGCCCGACCCCGCAGACGCGCACCGCAGCTTCGCCGGCGGCATCCCGGCGGCGGTGGCCGCCGAACTCGGCTTCACCGGGCCCCGCCTGGCCTTCATCAACGCCTGCGTGGCCTCGGCGAGCGCAGTGATCCACGCCTGCCGGTTGATCGACGCCGGGCGGGTGGACGTCGCCGTCGTCGGCGGTGTCTACCTGGTGGACGAGGAGCAGTTCGCAAAGTTCGACTCCGGCCGCACCTTCGCCCGGGACGGCCGCCTCCGCTCGTTCGCGCAGGGGCGCAGCGGCATGCTGCTCGGGGACGGCGCCGCCGCGCTGGTCCTGGAGTCGGAGGAGCACGCGCTGCGCCGCGGGGCCCGTTCACTCGCCCGCATCCCCGGCTTCGGGATGGCCGCCGACGCCCACCATGTCGTCCAGCCGCACCCGCAGGGCCTCGGCATGGCCCGGGCCATCACCCGGGCTCTGGGCAGGGCAGCCGTGATGCCCGGGGACATCCAGTACGTCAATGCGCACGGCACCGGTACCCGGCTCAACGACCCGGCCGAGACCGCCGCACTGCGCGCGGCCTTCGGCGGGCACGCCGAGCGGCTCCTGGTCAGCTCCACCAAGAGCATGACCGGTCACATGCTGGAGGCCACCGGGGCGGTGGAGCTCGCGATCAGCCTGATGGCGCTGGAGGAGCAGACCGTGCCGCCCACTGCCGGGTACGACGAACCGGATCCCGCGTGCGACCTCGACTACGTACCGAACGAGCCCCGCCGTGCGGTGCTGCAGCGGGTGCTCTCGCTCAACGCCGGGTTCGGCGGGCTGAACACCGCAATCATCCTGGAGCAGCCGTGA
- a CDS encoding MaoC/PaaZ C-terminal domain-containing protein: MTPEEYGVLNGSTRVTAAAAERFRALLASAGGTVSRSRVRAEAPPGEGPPVGLLAALALREAELLTGRRLRHRGLVALHGMQRLRLVRQPRTGDGLSSTAVVRSVKPLGAGTATEVAVSFADESGHLVAESTSLLVHSPPLPATARTAPASPTAAAAAAAAAAAAAAAAADPATVPDPARVSSYEVARELVAEYAAVSGDHNPIHLSREAARAAGLDDVIAHGMLTFALAGRHVADRVGQERIAELQLRFNRPLHVPAAGTRLTITDRTAANGALALAATDAAGTSIATGRAALQPPRTDRGTHRA; the protein is encoded by the coding sequence ATGACTCCCGAGGAGTACGGGGTGCTCAACGGCAGCACCAGGGTCACCGCGGCAGCGGCCGAGCGGTTCCGGGCGCTGCTGGCGTCGGCCGGCGGGACGGTGAGCCGATCCCGCGTACGCGCCGAAGCGCCGCCGGGCGAGGGGCCGCCGGTCGGGCTGCTGGCGGCCCTCGCCCTGCGGGAGGCCGAGCTGCTGACGGGCCGCCGGCTACGGCACCGGGGGCTGGTGGCCCTGCACGGGATGCAGAGGCTGCGCCTGGTGCGGCAACCGCGTACCGGCGACGGGCTGAGCTCCACGGCCGTCGTCCGGTCCGTGAAGCCGCTCGGCGCGGGCACGGCCACCGAGGTCGCCGTCTCCTTCGCTGACGAGAGCGGGCACCTCGTCGCCGAGTCGACCTCCCTGCTGGTGCACAGCCCGCCGCTGCCGGCCACTGCCCGTACCGCCCCCGCGTCGCCGACCGCTGCCGCTGCCGCTGCCGCTGCCGCTGCCGCTGCCGCTGCCGCCGCCGCTGACCCCGCCACCGTGCCGGACCCCGCGCGGGTATCCAGCTACGAGGTCGCCCGCGAACTGGTCGCCGAGTACGCGGCCGTCTCCGGCGACCACAACCCGATCCACCTGTCCCGGGAGGCCGCCCGCGCCGCAGGACTCGACGACGTGATCGCACACGGCATGCTCACCTTCGCCCTTGCCGGGCGGCATGTGGCGGACCGGGTGGGCCAGGAGCGGATCGCTGAGCTGCAACTGCGCTTCAACCGCCCGCTGCACGTCCCGGCCGCCGGCACCCGGCTCACCATCACCGACCGGACGGCGGCGAACGGCGCCCTGGCCCTTGCGGCCACCGACGCCGCCGGCACCTCCATCGCCACCGGGCGGGCGGCCCTCCAGCCGCCCCGAACCGACCGAGGAACCCACCGTGCCTGA
- a CDS encoding dihydrolipoamide acetyltransferase family protein, whose amino-acid sequence MPDVGEGLVEARILTWHVAPGDTVTDGQPVCEVETAKAAVELPIPYDGVVAEILHPADAVVAVGTPIISVAPAGAAAPAPAPVRQEVLVGYGPRTDGAALPRRHRTAQPVAAPPARAAETAEEPRPRAKPPVRKLAKDLGVDLSRIRGSGADASITREDVLAASSALREAAAVRPGERRVPVQGVRKATAQAMVASAFTAPHVTEFLEVDVTRTMKLVRRLKKTGSPGDIPVSPLLMVAAAYLTALRRHPEANASWDEPNQEIVLKEQVNLGIAVATARGLVVPNIKDAGRLTPAGLAGALRTLVATARAGRSTPADLRGGTATITNIGVLGVDTGTPLLNPGEATILAFGAVRPKPWVHKGALAVRDITTLALSFDHRLVDGELGAKVLADTAAVLEHPQRLMMGR is encoded by the coding sequence ATGCCCGATGTCGGTGAGGGGCTTGTCGAGGCCCGGATCCTCACCTGGCACGTCGCGCCCGGGGACACCGTGACCGACGGGCAACCGGTGTGCGAGGTCGAGACCGCCAAGGCCGCAGTGGAGCTGCCGATCCCCTATGACGGGGTCGTGGCGGAGATCCTCCACCCGGCCGACGCCGTCGTCGCGGTCGGTACGCCCATCATCTCCGTCGCCCCGGCCGGCGCTGCTGCCCCCGCCCCGGCGCCCGTGCGGCAGGAGGTCCTGGTCGGCTACGGGCCCCGCACGGACGGCGCAGCCTTGCCGCGCCGGCACCGGACCGCGCAGCCGGTGGCGGCCCCTCCTGCCCGGGCGGCGGAGACGGCCGAGGAGCCGCGGCCCCGGGCCAAACCGCCGGTCCGGAAGCTGGCCAAGGACCTGGGCGTCGACCTGTCCCGGATCCGGGGGTCGGGGGCGGACGCGTCGATCACCCGCGAGGACGTACTGGCGGCCTCCTCCGCACTCCGGGAAGCTGCCGCCGTCCGGCCCGGGGAGAGACGCGTCCCGGTCCAGGGGGTCCGCAAGGCCACCGCACAGGCCATGGTGGCGTCGGCGTTCACCGCACCCCATGTCACCGAGTTCCTGGAGGTCGACGTCACCCGGACGATGAAGCTGGTGCGGCGGCTGAAGAAGACCGGCTCGCCGGGTGACATACCCGTCAGCCCCCTGCTCATGGTCGCCGCCGCGTACCTCACCGCGCTCCGGCGCCACCCCGAGGCGAACGCGTCCTGGGACGAGCCGAACCAGGAGATCGTCCTGAAGGAGCAGGTCAACCTGGGGATCGCGGTGGCCACCGCACGCGGCCTGGTCGTCCCCAACATCAAGGACGCCGGCCGGCTGACGCCGGCCGGGCTCGCCGGGGCGCTGCGGACCCTGGTGGCGACCGCCCGGGCCGGCCGGTCCACCCCCGCCGATCTGCGGGGCGGAACCGCGACGATCACCAACATCGGCGTGCTCGGGGTCGACACCGGCACCCCGCTGCTCAATCCGGGCGAGGCCACGATCCTCGCGTTCGGCGCGGTCCGCCCGAAGCCGTGGGTGCACAAGGGCGCGCTCGCGGTCCGCGACATCACCACGCTCGCCCTCTCCTTCGACCACCGGCTGGTGGACGGTGAGTTGGGCGCGAAGGTGCTGGCCGACACCGCCGCCGTACTGGAACACCCTCAGCGGCTCATGATGGGGCGGTAG